One window of Atribacter laminatus genomic DNA carries:
- a CDS encoding ABC transporter substrate-binding protein: protein MMYSKRIFSCLLVVFSLLLIVSLGAVAQEKIELIVIGHQVHLNAASSQEASAKGDNLIEEFEALHPNVKVVYQTYPNPKTQEKLNLLGPLNRTEEDIIHVLDPWFVPRVANFLEPLDKYLAEKPLEDYPNDYPEGLLSVTKIKDVPYAIPVRVVYNGIQWFNQKILDEIGVAYQPTVTGPELYDIAKKGTFTRSNGEKVFGYAWRGVIGSIFEIFDRWARYFGSRLITEDLKPAVNSPGTVEGLSYMQKFYQEGIVPPDVHTYEYAEEVKLFMENRSTVYDGNTSYGVTFNDPSKSNIAGSAVLTKSELPPDLQAQGPHHGSAALWSMAILKGSQKKDLAWEYIRFLASKKGALSMGLSGNTPVRVSTLNSEEYVQNNPAAEMEALVAPYAEVYWPPFDRSNEAIDLIGNYCHDVIFRGQPVQESMDRLAKELEAMLP, encoded by the coding sequence ATGATGTATAGTAAAAGGATATTTAGCTGTTTATTGGTTGTTTTTTCTCTATTATTAATTGTTTCTCTCGGGGCGGTAGCGCAAGAAAAAATCGAGCTGATCGTTATCGGACATCAAGTTCATTTAAATGCTGCTTCATCTCAAGAAGCGAGTGCTAAAGGAGATAATTTGATCGAAGAGTTTGAAGCTCTTCATCCAAATGTGAAAGTTGTCTATCAAACCTATCCCAACCCCAAAACCCAGGAAAAGTTGAATCTTCTTGGTCCTCTTAACCGGACCGAAGAAGATATCATTCATGTTCTTGATCCCTGGTTTGTACCCCGGGTAGCCAATTTCCTCGAACCATTGGATAAATATTTAGCTGAAAAACCGCTGGAAGATTATCCCAATGATTATCCGGAAGGTCTTCTTTCGGTCACCAAAATTAAAGATGTTCCCTATGCTATTCCAGTCCGGGTAGTTTATAACGGGATACAATGGTTCAATCAGAAGATATTGGATGAAATTGGAGTGGCTTATCAACCAACAGTAACTGGACCAGAGCTTTATGATATTGCCAAGAAGGGTACATTTACCCGCTCCAATGGAGAAAAAGTTTTTGGGTATGCTTGGAGAGGTGTTATTGGTAGTATTTTTGAAATATTCGATCGCTGGGCACGATATTTTGGATCTCGATTGATAACCGAAGATTTAAAACCAGCCGTGAATTCACCAGGAACCGTCGAAGGACTATCCTATATGCAGAAATTTTATCAGGAAGGAATCGTTCCGCCGGATGTCCATACTTATGAATACGCCGAAGAAGTAAAGCTGTTTATGGAAAATCGATCAACAGTTTATGACGGGAACACCAGCTATGGTGTTACCTTTAATGATCCATCCAAATCCAACATTGCCGGATCGGCGGTTTTGACCAAGTCGGAGCTGCCTCCCGACCTACAAGCTCAGGGTCCTCATCATGGTTCAGCAGCTCTGTGGTCGATGGCAATTTTAAAAGGTTCTCAGAAAAAAGATTTGGCCTGGGAATATATTCGTTTCTTGGCTTCTAAAAAAGGTGCTTTGAGCATGGGTCTTTCTGGAAATACCCCAGTTCGGGTTTCAACCTTAAATTCAGAGGAATATGTCCAGAACAATCCAGCTGCCGAAATGGAAGCTTTAGTTGCGCCCTATGCTGAAGTTTATTGGCCACCCTTTGATCGATCAAATGAAGCCATTGATTTAATTGGAAATTACTGCCACGATGTAATCTTTAGAGGCCAACCGGTTCAAGAAAGCATGGATCGGCTTGCTAAAGAATTAGAAGCGATGTTACCGTAA
- a CDS encoding FAD-dependent oxidoreductase, which produces MEKVTFSQEAAIEETDVLVVGGGTAGLASAISSARKGMKTTLVENSGNLGGMATIGLVGPFMTCFSSDGKDQIVKGIFDEVVRKMEKKGGAIHPANIPASSPYSSFHQIGHDHVTPFDPNVFKLVAFELCQEVGVNLKLYSRFLGTTAASSNGITGIQEAFIANKSGIQAIRAKRYIDCTGDGDVAAQSGVPMEKGRDMDKKMQPSSLFFRIGNVDSQKLITFVRKSFPVGKDEDGFLEIIKKGRIEMNYSVPHDRIGFYQTVRWDEWLINHTRMLGVDGTNVGDLTRAHMEGQRQVFEALEFMQRFIPGCENAEIIEVADQVGVRESRRIQGEYVLKVEDVYNCVPFDDCVVAAGFPVDIHDPAGSFGLFEPPRGHHYEIPYRCLLPLKVDNLLVAGRCVSATHEALGAIRVMPFCFGMGEAAGTAAALSLQDGVIPKKVDTKKLQKILVEQGAYIPRISQ; this is translated from the coding sequence ATGGAGAAGGTTACATTTTCACAAGAAGCAGCGATTGAAGAAACCGATGTTTTGGTGGTTGGAGGAGGGACAGCAGGTTTAGCCAGTGCGATATCCTCAGCCAGAAAAGGGATGAAAACAACTCTTGTGGAAAATAGCGGCAACTTAGGGGGTATGGCAACGATTGGATTGGTTGGTCCTTTTATGACTTGTTTTAGCAGTGATGGGAAGGATCAAATCGTAAAAGGGATTTTTGATGAGGTAGTTCGCAAAATGGAGAAAAAGGGAGGAGCCATCCACCCAGCTAATATTCCAGCTTCCAGTCCTTATTCTAGCTTTCACCAAATTGGGCATGACCACGTTACGCCTTTTGATCCAAATGTTTTCAAATTGGTCGCTTTTGAATTGTGCCAGGAAGTCGGAGTGAATTTAAAGTTATACTCTCGTTTTTTAGGAACCACGGCGGCGTCTTCGAACGGAATTACCGGCATTCAAGAAGCTTTTATTGCCAATAAATCAGGAATTCAGGCTATTCGAGCCAAAAGATATATTGATTGCACCGGTGATGGCGATGTTGCTGCTCAAAGTGGTGTTCCTATGGAAAAAGGAAGAGATATGGATAAGAAAATGCAGCCATCATCGCTTTTCTTTCGGATTGGGAATGTCGATTCTCAAAAGTTGATTACTTTTGTTCGCAAAAGCTTTCCAGTGGGGAAAGATGAAGATGGTTTTTTAGAAATAATCAAAAAAGGCAGAATAGAAATGAATTACTCGGTACCTCACGATCGGATTGGCTTTTATCAAACGGTCCGATGGGATGAATGGCTTATCAACCACACCCGAATGCTGGGAGTTGATGGCACCAACGTCGGAGATTTAACCCGAGCTCATATGGAAGGACAAAGGCAAGTTTTTGAAGCCTTGGAATTTATGCAGCGCTTTATTCCAGGGTGTGAAAACGCTGAAATCATCGAGGTAGCCGATCAAGTTGGTGTCAGAGAAAGTCGACGTATCCAGGGTGAATATGTATTGAAAGTGGAAGATGTCTATAATTGCGTGCCTTTCGATGACTGTGTGGTTGCTGCCGGGTTCCCGGTTGATATTCATGATCCGGCTGGTTCTTTTGGTTTATTTGAACCACCTCGAGGGCACCATTATGAAATTCCCTATCGGTGTTTGCTCCCTCTCAAAGTTGATAATCTTTTGGTAGCCGGTCGATGTGTTTCGGCAACTCATGAGGCTCTGGGTGCCATTCGAGTGATGCCTTTTTGCTTTGGTATGGGCGAAGCAGCGGGAACGGCCGCCGCGTTATCCCTTCAAGATGGTGTTATTCCCAAAAAAGTTGATACGAAAAAATTACAAAAAATCTTGGTAGAGCAGGGTGCCTACATCCCAAGGATCAGTCAATAA
- a CDS encoding carbohydrate ABC transporter permease, whose protein sequence is MLTHKRRNLLVDKILPGILLAIVVLWAFFPIVNAIIGSFKMPLHIWDFPPRFFGRIYSLTNYQELIRDWPQYFGNLVNSLIVTGGTALVVILCSILGAYAFSRFSHRLVRMSTLFTIIIRMIPPIIVVIPLFPIFNALGLVDKQFTLIMLYAAFMVSITTLLMKTFVDDVPVALEEAALIDGCSRFQAFFKITIPLSAPGIVAAIIFTAIFAWNEYLFAFIFTSRRAATAPLILSEFMGSFMGVQWGMLLAAAVIHLIPMMILTWMMQSYLIKGMSFGAVKQ, encoded by the coding sequence ATGCTAACCCACAAGAGAAGAAACTTGCTTGTAGATAAAATTCTTCCCGGCATTTTATTGGCAATTGTAGTATTGTGGGCTTTTTTCCCCATAGTGAATGCGATAATAGGTTCTTTTAAAATGCCTCTCCATATTTGGGATTTTCCCCCAAGGTTTTTTGGTCGTATTTACTCTTTGACCAATTATCAGGAGCTAATCCGGGATTGGCCTCAATATTTCGGCAATTTGGTGAATAGCCTTATTGTTACTGGAGGAACAGCTTTAGTCGTGATACTTTGTTCGATATTGGGCGCTTATGCATTTTCTCGTTTTTCCCATCGTCTGGTGAGGATGTCCACCCTCTTCACCATCATCATCAGAATGATTCCTCCCATCATTGTCGTCATCCCATTATTTCCAATTTTTAATGCCTTAGGTTTGGTTGATAAACAGTTTACCCTTATTATGCTTTATGCTGCTTTTATGGTGAGTATTACCACTTTGTTGATGAAAACCTTTGTTGACGATGTTCCGGTTGCCTTGGAAGAGGCAGCACTCATCGACGGATGTTCACGCTTTCAAGCCTTCTTTAAAATAACTATTCCTCTGTCGGCACCTGGCATTGTGGCAGCAATTATTTTCACAGCAATTTTTGCCTGGAATGAATATTTGTTTGCTTTTATATTTACCAGCAGGAGAGCGGCAACCGCACCGCTCATTTTGTCAGAATTTATGGGATCTTTCATGGGTGTTCAGTGGGGGATGTTATTGGCAGCCGCAGTCATTCACCTAATTCCCATGATGATTCTTACCTGGATGATGCAAAGCTATTTAATTAAAGGAATGAGTTTTGGAGCAGTAAAACAATAA